The following proteins come from a genomic window of Flavobacterium crocinum:
- the atpE gene encoding ATP synthase F0 subunit C, producing MNGLNYIGAGLIVIGAAVGIGRIGGSAMDAIARQPEASGKIQTAMLIAAALIEGIGFAALFAA from the coding sequence ATGAACGGTTTAAATTACATTGGAGCAGGATTAATCGTAATCGGAGCAGCAGTAGGTATTGGTAGAATTGGTGGTTCAGCAATGGACGCTATCGCTCGTCAACCAGAAGCTTCAGGAAAAATCCAAACAGCTATGCTTATCGCTGCTGCGCTTATTGAAGGTATTGGTTTCGCTGCGTTATTCGCTGCTTAA
- a CDS encoding F0F1 ATP synthase subunit B: MEKLINQFEFGLFFWQVLIFVGLIFLLKKFAWKPILDAVNDREQGIKDALLSAENARQEMQNLQADNQRILNEARAERDAMLKEAREMKEKMITDSKNEAQAQGQKMIEQAKAAIESEKNAAMAELKSQVSTLSLSIAEKLLKEELSNKEAQTKLVEKMLGDVKLN, from the coding sequence ATGGAAAAGTTAATAAATCAGTTCGAGTTCGGTTTGTTCTTTTGGCAAGTATTAATATTTGTTGGATTAATTTTCTTGTTGAAAAAATTTGCATGGAAACCTATTCTTGATGCAGTAAATGATAGAGAACAAGGAATTAAAGACGCATTACTTTCTGCTGAAAATGCAAGACAAGAAATGCAAAATCTTCAGGCAGATAACCAAAGAATTTTGAATGAAGCTCGTGCAGAACGTGATGCTATGTTGAAAGAAGCTCGCGAAATGAAAGAGAAGATGATTACTGATTCTAAAAACGAAGCACAGGCACAAGGTCAAAAAATGATCGAGCAGGCTAAAGCGGCTATCGAAAGCGAAAAAAATGCTGCTATGGCAGAATTGAAATCTCAGGTTTCAACTTTATCGTTAAGCATTGCTGAGAAATTATTGAAAGAAGAATTATCTAACAAAGAAGCTCAAACTAAATTAGTTGAGAAAATGTTAGGTGACGTAAAGTTAAACTAA
- the atpH gene encoding ATP synthase F1 subunit delta — translation MASTRAAIRYAKAILDLANSKGVAEAVNNDMKSIANAIETNAELSTFIQNPTTKVEVKESALLEVFSDVNGVTKGLFHLLFENKRFEILDAIAVEYSKVFDQSNGIEVAKVTTAIPMDAELEAKVLAKIATLSDKKITIENIVDPSIIGGFILRIGDNQYNASVANRLQVLKRELSN, via the coding sequence ATGGCAAGTACAAGAGCAGCAATTCGTTATGCAAAAGCAATTCTAGACTTAGCAAACTCTAAAGGTGTTGCCGAAGCTGTAAATAACGATATGAAATCAATTGCAAATGCAATTGAGACTAATGCAGAATTGAGTACCTTTATTCAGAACCCAACAACAAAAGTTGAAGTTAAAGAAAGTGCTCTTTTAGAAGTTTTCTCAGATGTAAATGGTGTAACTAAAGGTTTATTTCATTTATTATTTGAAAACAAAAGATTTGAAATTCTAGATGCAATTGCAGTAGAATATAGTAAAGTATTTGATCAAAGCAACGGAATTGAAGTGGCAAAAGTTACAACAGCTATTCCGATGGATGCAGAATTAGAAGCTAAAGTTTTAGCAAAAATTGCAACTTTATCAGATAAAAAAATTACAATTGAAAATATAGTAGATCCTTCCATTATTGGTGGATTTATTTTGAGAATAGGAGATAATCAATACAACGCTTCTGTTGCAAACAGATTACAAGTATTAAAAAGAGAGTTAAGTAATTAG
- the atpA gene encoding F0F1 ATP synthase subunit alpha, which produces MAEIKPAEISAILRKQVEGFESGATLEEVGTVLQVGDGIARVYGLSNVQYGELVEFDNGMEGIVLNLEEDNVGVVLLGPSTGLKEGSTAKRTQRIASLKVGEQMVGRVVNTLGFPIDGKGPIGGDLYEMPLERKAPGVIFRQPVTEPLQTGVKAVDAMIPVGRGQRELVIGDRQTGKSTVCIDTILNQKEFYDAGKPVFCIYVAIGQKASTVAGIAKMLEEKGAMAYTVIVAANASDPAPMQVYAPFAGAAIGEYFRDSGRPALIVYDDLSKQAVAYREVSLLLRRPPGREAYPGDVFYLHSRLLERACKVIADDGIAKNMNDLPDSIKSIVKGGGSLTALPIIETQAGDVSAYIPTNVISITDGQIFLDGDLFNSGVRPAINVGISVSRVGGNAQIKSMKKVSGTLKLDQAQFRELEAFAKFGSDLDSVTLNVIEKGKRNVEILKQGLNDPYTVENQVAIIYAGSKNLLRNVPVEKVKEFEADFLAYLNSKHKDTLNALKAGKLDDAITDVIEKAAKEISAKYN; this is translated from the coding sequence ATGGCGGAAATCAAACCTGCTGAAATTTCAGCAATATTAAGAAAGCAAGTAGAAGGTTTTGAATCTGGTGCTACGCTAGAGGAAGTAGGAACAGTACTTCAAGTTGGAGACGGTATTGCTCGTGTTTACGGGCTATCTAATGTACAATATGGAGAGTTAGTAGAATTCGATAACGGTATGGAAGGTATCGTATTGAATCTTGAAGAGGATAATGTTGGGGTTGTACTTTTAGGACCATCAACTGGACTTAAAGAAGGATCTACTGCAAAAAGAACTCAACGTATTGCTTCTCTTAAAGTAGGTGAGCAAATGGTAGGACGTGTTGTTAACACTCTTGGTTTTCCAATTGATGGAAAAGGACCAATCGGTGGAGACTTATACGAAATGCCTTTAGAAAGAAAAGCACCTGGAGTTATCTTCCGTCAGCCAGTAACTGAGCCATTACAAACAGGAGTAAAAGCAGTTGATGCTATGATCCCGGTTGGACGTGGTCAGCGTGAGCTTGTAATCGGTGACCGTCAAACAGGTAAATCAACTGTTTGTATCGATACAATCTTAAATCAAAAAGAATTTTACGATGCAGGAAAACCTGTATTCTGTATATATGTTGCAATTGGACAAAAAGCTTCAACTGTAGCAGGAATTGCAAAAATGTTAGAAGAAAAAGGAGCAATGGCTTATACCGTTATTGTTGCTGCTAATGCTTCTGATCCAGCTCCAATGCAAGTTTACGCTCCATTCGCTGGTGCTGCAATTGGAGAATACTTCAGAGATTCAGGTCGTCCAGCACTTATTGTGTATGATGACTTGTCTAAACAAGCTGTTGCTTACCGTGAGGTTTCTCTTTTATTAAGAAGACCACCGGGACGTGAGGCTTACCCTGGAGACGTTTTCTACTTACACTCTCGTTTATTAGAACGTGCTTGTAAAGTAATTGCTGATGATGGTATCGCTAAAAACATGAACGATTTACCAGATTCTATCAAATCTATCGTAAAAGGTGGTGGTTCATTAACTGCATTGCCAATTATCGAAACTCAAGCTGGTGACGTTTCTGCATATATCCCAACAAACGTAATCTCTATTACAGATGGTCAGATTTTCCTTGATGGAGATTTGTTCAACTCTGGGGTTCGTCCTGCAATTAACGTAGGTATCTCTGTATCTCGTGTTGGAGGTAATGCTCAAATTAAATCAATGAAAAAAGTTTCTGGAACTTTAAAATTAGACCAGGCTCAATTCCGTGAATTAGAAGCTTTCGCTAAATTTGGTTCTGACTTAGATTCAGTTACTTTAAACGTAATCGAAAAAGGAAAAAGAAACGTTGAGATCTTGAAACAAGGTTTAAATGATCCTTATACAGTTGAAAACCAAGTAGCTATTATCTACGCTGGTTCTAAAAACTTATTAAGAAACGTTCCTGTAGAAAAAGTAAAAGAATTTGAAGCTGATTTCTTAGCTTACTTAAACAGTAAACATAAAGATACGCTTAACGCGTTAAAAGCTGGTAAATTAGATGACGCTATTACAGATGTTATCGAAAAAGCAGCAAAAGAAATCTCAGCAAAATATAACTAA
- the atpG gene encoding ATP synthase F1 subunit gamma has translation MANLKEIRNRITSVSSTMQITSAMKMVSAAKLKKAQDAITAMRPYAEKLTELLQDLSASLEGEVGGDYTTQREVKKVLLVAITSNRGLCGAFNSNIIKEIKNRTAFYQGKQVDVFAIGKKGNDALSKTHKVHGHHNAIFDHLTFENVAGIADNLTEKFLSGEYDRIELVYNQFKNAATQIVQTEQFLPLAPIKSDVTTSTGDYIYEPSKEEIVLTLIPKSLKTQLYKGIRDSFASEHGARMTAMHKATDNATELRNQLKLTYNKARQAAITSEILEIVGGAEALNG, from the coding sequence ATGGCAAATTTAAAGGAAATCCGTAATAGAATTACTTCCGTTTCATCAACGATGCAGATTACGTCTGCGATGAAAATGGTTTCTGCTGCAAAGCTGAAGAAAGCACAAGATGCAATCACTGCAATGCGTCCTTATGCCGAGAAATTAACGGAGTTATTGCAAGATCTTTCTGCATCACTTGAAGGTGAAGTTGGAGGAGATTACACTACACAACGTGAAGTAAAAAAAGTATTGCTTGTAGCTATAACTTCTAACAGAGGTTTGTGTGGTGCTTTCAATTCAAATATTATTAAAGAGATTAAAAATCGTACTGCTTTTTACCAAGGAAAACAAGTAGATGTTTTTGCTATTGGTAAAAAAGGAAACGATGCTTTAAGCAAAACTCATAAAGTACACGGTCATCATAATGCTATTTTTGATCATTTAACTTTTGAAAATGTTGCTGGAATCGCTGATAATCTTACAGAGAAATTTTTGTCTGGAGAATATGATAGAATTGAATTAGTTTACAATCAGTTTAAAAATGCTGCGACTCAAATCGTTCAGACTGAACAATTTTTACCGTTAGCTCCTATTAAATCTGACGTTACTACTTCTACTGGAGATTATATTTACGAGCCTTCAAAAGAAGAGATTGTACTGACTTTAATTCCTAAGTCATTAAAAACGCAATTGTATAAAGGTATCCGTGATTCATTTGCTTCAGAGCATGGAGCACGTATGACTGCAATGCACAAAGCAACAGATAATGCAACTGAATTACGAAACCAATTGAAATTAACTTATAATAAAGCGCGTCAGGCTGCTATTACTAGTGAGATTTTGGAAATTGTTGGTGGAGCAGAAGCTTTAAATGGATAA
- a CDS encoding GNAT family N-acetyltransferase, with protein MNLSIKELITLQEMLFQIEIIRHLYPKLSLEKYENYLKEMVPHNYTQIAVFENAVCLGLTGCWSATKLWTGKYLEIDNFVVNPEFRSRGIGKMLTDYIEKKAIELNCSSIVLDAFTGNFDAHRFYYNQGYAPKGFHFVKILDETKMTV; from the coding sequence ATGAATCTTTCTATAAAAGAACTAATTACGTTGCAAGAAATGTTATTTCAAATTGAGATAATTAGGCACTTATATCCTAAGCTTAGCTTAGAGAAATACGAGAATTATCTTAAAGAAATGGTGCCTCATAATTATACTCAGATTGCAGTTTTTGAAAATGCTGTTTGTCTAGGCTTAACAGGATGCTGGTCGGCTACAAAATTATGGACGGGCAAATATCTTGAAATAGACAATTTTGTGGTTAATCCGGAATTTCGATCTAGAGGAATTGGAAAAATGCTAACTGATTATATCGAGAAAAAAGCGATAGAATTAAATTGCAGCAGTATAGTTCTCGATGCCTTTACAGGAAATTTTGATGCTCATCGTTTTTACTACAATCAAGGTTATGCACCGAAAGGGTTTCATTTTGTAAAAATATTAGACGAAACCAAAATGACTGTTTAA
- a CDS encoding lipopolysaccharide biosynthesis protein, with amino-acid sequence MGLYKNLFKQTAIYGLATVLPRMLSFLLVRLYTGILPTAEYGEVSIVLSWMVFFNVVLSYGMETAFFRFYSAEDDKKNVIATSTISIFWTSIIFLFVALIFRNTLANLAEVDVQYITYTVWILVLDALVLIPFSKLRANQRPMVYAAIKIGNVVINLLLNIFFLMYLPKLAEANPNSVWDNLYVENFQIAYIFIANLLASLATFIVLSPNYLSLGRKFDPELWKRMMKYGLPILVAGLAFAVNEHFDKILLGYLLPENLAKSEVGAYSACYKLGLFMVLFATAFRLGIEPFFFSHAKNENAPQTYAVITKYFVILGSLILLGVIVFADVLKYLLLDNKTYWEAMKVVPLIILANFFLGIYNNLSVWYKLTDKTKIGAYISIVGAIVTLVLNYLLIPKYSYYGSAIATISAYGSMMLISYILGNKYYPIPYDMNKIGAYLGVSILFSVISFYGFREKYYVGIPLLLAFMYLVYHFEKDTIKGIMKKK; translated from the coding sequence TTGGGATTATATAAAAATCTATTTAAGCAAACGGCAATTTACGGACTGGCAACAGTTTTACCAAGAATGCTGAGTTTTTTATTAGTGAGATTATATACAGGAATTCTTCCCACTGCCGAATATGGAGAAGTTTCGATTGTATTATCCTGGATGGTTTTCTTTAACGTAGTACTTTCTTACGGTATGGAAACGGCTTTCTTTAGATTCTATAGCGCCGAAGATGACAAGAAAAATGTAATTGCAACTTCTACGATTTCGATATTCTGGACTTCAATTATTTTCTTATTTGTTGCGTTGATATTTAGGAATACGCTGGCGAATTTAGCCGAGGTTGACGTTCAGTATATCACTTATACTGTCTGGATTTTAGTTTTGGATGCTTTGGTTTTAATTCCATTTTCAAAATTAAGAGCTAACCAGAGACCAATGGTTTATGCAGCAATTAAAATAGGAAATGTAGTTATTAATTTGTTACTGAATATTTTCTTCTTAATGTATCTGCCAAAATTAGCAGAAGCAAATCCAAATTCTGTTTGGGATAATTTATATGTAGAAAACTTTCAGATTGCCTATATTTTCATTGCAAACCTTTTAGCAAGTTTGGCAACATTTATTGTGCTTTCTCCAAATTACCTTTCGCTTGGACGAAAATTCGATCCGGAACTTTGGAAAAGAATGATGAAATACGGACTTCCAATTTTAGTAGCTGGATTAGCTTTTGCTGTAAATGAGCATTTTGATAAAATTCTTTTAGGTTATCTGCTTCCTGAAAATTTAGCAAAATCTGAAGTTGGAGCTTATTCTGCTTGTTATAAATTAGGATTGTTCATGGTGCTGTTTGCGACAGCTTTCAGACTAGGAATTGAACCTTTCTTTTTCAGTCATGCGAAAAACGAAAATGCTCCGCAGACTTATGCCGTAATTACAAAATATTTTGTGATACTGGGCTCTCTAATTTTATTGGGAGTTATTGTATTTGCTGATGTTTTAAAATATTTATTATTAGATAATAAAACCTATTGGGAAGCCATGAAAGTGGTACCGCTTATTATTTTGGCAAATTTCTTTTTAGGAATTTACAATAATCTTTCGGTTTGGTATAAACTGACAGATAAAACAAAAATTGGAGCTTACATTTCTATTGTAGGAGCCATTGTCACTTTGGTTTTAAATTATCTTTTAATACCAAAATACAGCTATTATGGTTCTGCCATTGCGACCATTTCTGCTTACGGAAGTATGATGCTTATTTCTTATATTTTAGGAAATAAATATTATCCAATTCCTTATGATATGAACAAAATTGGTGCTTATTTAGGAGTTTCGATATTATTTTCTGTTATTTCGTTTTACGGATTTAGAGAGAAATATTATGTTGGAATCCCACTTCTTCTAGCTTTTATGTATTTAGTTTACCATTTCGAAAAAGATACTATTAAAGGTATAATGAAGAAAAAATAA
- the dut gene encoding dUTP diphosphatase, with protein MKIQIINKSQHDLPNYETIASAGMDLRANISEPITLKPLERTIVKTGLFIELPIGYEAQVRPRSGLAAKKGVTVLNSPGTVDADYRGEIGVILVNLSNEEFVIENGERIAQLIIAKHERAEWIEVETLTETLRGEGGFGSTGVK; from the coding sequence ATGAAAATTCAAATTATCAATAAATCACAACACGATTTACCAAATTACGAAACCATCGCTTCTGCAGGAATGGATTTGCGTGCCAATATTTCAGAACCAATTACGTTAAAACCTTTAGAAAGAACGATTGTAAAAACCGGACTTTTTATTGAATTACCAATTGGTTACGAAGCACAGGTAAGACCAAGAAGCGGACTGGCAGCAAAAAAAGGAGTAACAGTTTTAAATTCACCGGGAACTGTTGATGCAGATTACAGAGGAGAAATAGGAGTAATTTTAGTAAATTTATCAAATGAGGAATTTGTAATTGAAAACGGAGAAAGAATTGCCCAGCTAATTATTGCAAAACACGAAAGAGCAGAATGGATTGAAGTTGAAACACTTACTGAAACATTAAGAGGTGAAGGAGGCTTTGGAAGTACAGGTGTGAAATAG